In Erigeron canadensis isolate Cc75 chromosome 1, C_canadensis_v1, whole genome shotgun sequence, a single window of DNA contains:
- the LOC122582052 gene encoding uncharacterized protein LOC122582052: MGDFNSSLNLEDSFSGASSISIGMREFKDCVERIDVMDVNSTGPDGFNLVFFKESWNVVGSEVCMAVQEFFRNGKILRELNHTIISLIPKVPTPSGVNDYRSISCCNVLYKCISKIITNRIKDALDDLVDINQSAFVCGRRISDNILLTQELMHDYHRKVGPPRCAFKIDI, encoded by the exons ATGGGAGACTTTAATTCTTCTCTCAATTTAGAAGATAGTTTCTCGGGTGCCTCTTCTATTAGTATTGGTATGCGTGAATTTAAAGATTGTGTTGAACGGATTGATGTAATGGATGTTAATAGCACAG GCCCGGATGGGTTCAATTTAGTGTTCTTCAAGGAATCTTGGAATGTGGTGGGAAGTGAGGTGTGTATGGCTGTCCAAGAATTCTTTCGTAATGGTAAGATTTTAAGAGAACTTAATCATACAATCATTTCTCTTATTCCCAAGGTGCCTACACCTAGTGGGGTGAATGATTACCGTTCTATTTCTTGTTGCAATGTCTTGTATAAGTGTATTAGTAAAATCATTACTAATCGGATTAAAGATGCTCTGGATGATCTTGTGGATATTAACCAATCTGCATTTGTTTGTGGTCGAAGAATATCTGATAACATTCTTCTTACTCAAGAGCTCATGCATGACTATCATAGGAAAGTTGGCCCTCCTAGATGTGCCTTCAAGATTGACATTTAG